The Thermoleophilaceae bacterium genome contains the following window.
GCCGTCCGTGACCTTCATCCGGCGGCCGAGGAAGATGCCGCCCAGGGTGGCCACGAGCCACCAGCCGAGCGAGAAGTACAGGAGCGTGGTCTCGCCCTTGGAGGTCGCACCGGCCACCGTCACGACGCCGAGCACCGTGGCGGATGCCCCGAACAGCAGCACGGCCGTGCGCAGGAAATCGGTGAACCGCATTAGCTCTCCGAGAGTGCCTGAAGCACCGCGCGGAAGCCGTCCACGCCGTCCACCACGAGGTCGGCGCGCTCGACGATCTCCGGAGGTCCTTCGTCCGACTGCAGCCCAACTCGCACCGCCGCTTCCAGCCGCCCCTCTGCCACCAATGCGTCGAGCGCCTCAAACGCGTCGAGATCGGTCACGTCATCGCCGCCGAAGATCACCCTGCGCACAGAGCAGTGGTCCACCAGTCCGCGGACGGCCTGCCCCTTGTCGATCGGGAGCGGCGGGCGCACCTCGAGCACCTTGCGGCCCCAATGCACGTGGAAGCCTGCTTCCTCCGCGGCGCCGGCGAGTTCCTGCACGCGCGCCCGAGCCGCGTCCTCGTCGGGGGCGCCGCGCCAGTGGTACGCCCAGATCGGCCCCTTGTCCTCAATGCGCACCCGCAGCGTCCGCAGCTCGCGCGAGTCGTTATCCCGCACGAACCCGCGCACGCGGTCCGCCCAGCCGAGCACCTGCTGGCTCATCTCCGGCCGGGTTGCGCCGGGCCACAACATCTCCACTCCATGCATACCCGCGTACGCGATGCCGCCCACCCCAACCACGCGCCGAGACTCGGCCACTGAGCGGCCCGAGATGCACGCCACGCAGCCGTAGCGCCTGCCAAGCGTGGCCAGCAGGCGCGCCGTGGCTTCCGGCACCTTCGCGTCGTCCGCCCGCTGCACGATCGGCGCGAGCGTGCCGTCGATGTCGCAGAACACGCCCGCCGCGCGCGGCGCCTGCGTGAGCGGCCTGAGTATCTCGGCGAGCTTTTCGGCGGTTGGCGCGGACACGGCCCGTAGTATGCCCCGCGTGTCTAAGCGGGTCGTGCGGCTGGGAGTGATCGGCACCGTGGCCGGTGCGTTCAGCGGGCTGTTCGGCATAGGCGGCGGCACGGTGATGGTGCCGCTGCTCATCCTCTGGCTCGCGTACGAGGAGCGCGAGGCCACCGGAACGTCGCTGGCGGCGATCGTGATCATCGCTGCCTTCGGCGCCCTCTTGAACGGCGTGTTCGGGAACGTGGACCTGTCGAAGGGGCTGCTGATCGGCATTCCGGCGGTGTTCGGCGTCGTGGCCGGCACCGAGCTCCAGCAGCGGCTGCCCGTCCGAGTGCTCAACGGGCTGTTCGCGCTTCTCCTCGTCGTGTCAGCGGCCCTGCTGGTGTTTTGAGCACCGGCACGATCGCGGCGACGCTCGCGATCGGCTTCGCTGCGGGCATGTCGAGCGGGCTGCTCGGCATCGGCGGCGGCATCCTGTTCGTGCCCGGGCTCGTGCTCATCCTCGGCGAGTCACAGCTGCGCGCGGAGGCCACCTCGCTTCTCGCGATCATCCCGGTGGCGCTGGTCGGGTCCATGCAGCAGAAGCGGCACGGCAACCTCAGGCAGCGGGACGCGCTTCTGATCGGCGTCCTGTCCCCCATCGGCGTGTTCGGCGGCGTGGAGCTCGCGAACATCGTCTCCCAGAAGCTCCTCTCCTACCTGTTCGCCGCGATGATGTTGTACTTCGCCTTCAACCTCGCGAAGCGCGCCGTGGCCCCGCGCTGACCGTTTGTCCCGCGCGCGATGCGGTTATAGGCCTCACATGGGAAAGAAGATCATCGCGCTGGTGTCCGAGCCGATCTCGGGCGCCGCTTTGAAGAGCGCCGTGGGCGCAGACGCGCAGGACGCCGAGGTGCTTGTGGTCGCGCCCGCGCTCAACAGCCGCTTCAAGTTCCTCACCGCCGACTCCGACGAGGCGATTGCCCGCGCCGAGCAGGTGCAGGAGGAGACCGTGGAGCGGCTCGACGAGGAGGGCATCGACGCCGCCGGCGACACCGGCGAGTCCGATCCGCTGCTCGCGCTCCAGGACGCGCTTCAGACGTATCCGGCTGACGAGATCGTGGTGTGCACGCATCCCGGTGATGGCCGCAACTGGCTCGAAGAGGGGATCGTGGACAAGGCCCGCGAGCGCTTCGGCAAGCCGGTGAAGCACCTGGAAGTGGAGTGACCGCGGCCGAGCGGGCGCGGCCGGGGCCGCGCACGTTCCACCACAGCCAGTTTCCGGCGGAGCGTCTGGCGGCCGAGCGCACCCGCTCGGTGTGGGTTTGCGTGCCTGCGCGTAACGAGGAGCGGACGGTTGGCGGCATCGTGTCCGACCTCGTATCGCTGCGCGAGCTGGGCGCAATCGACGAGGTGGTGGTGATCGACGGCGGCTCCACCGACTCGACGGTGGCGATCGCCGAGAGCGCGGGTGCGCTCGTGCACCAGGAGGCGGAGCTCCTGCCGGAGTACGGCGACGTGCTGGGCAAGGGCGACGCGATGTGGCGCGCGCTGTCCGTGCTCGAGGGCGACGTGGTGGTCTACCTCGATGCCGACTCCGGAGGCTTCGGTCCGCACTACGCCTGCGGCCTCGCCGGCCCGCTCGTGTGCGGCGATGGCCGCGTGGAGTTCGTGAAGGCCTTCTACCGGCGGCCGTTCAAGGTCGGCGACGTGTCCTTGCCGGAGGGCGGCGGGCGCGTGACCGAGCTCACGGCTCGCCCGCTGCTCAAACTCTTCTACCCCGAGCTCGCCGGCTTCCGGCAGCCGCTGTCGGGCGAGCTGGCGGCCACGCGCGACCTCCTCACGCGACTGCCGTTCGCCACCGGCTATGCGGTGGAGATCGCGATGCTGATCGACGCGTGGAAGGAGGTGGGCCTGGACGCGCTCGCGCAGGTGGACATCGAGCTGCGCCAGAACCGCCACCAGCCGCTGAGCGACCTGGCGCCGATGGCAGACGCCGTGCTGCGCGCGGTGTGCGTGCGCCTCCAGCGCGAGGGGCGACTGCACGAGCTGGATGGCGACGAGATCGTCGAGCGCCCGCCCTTCATTCGTACAGGGCAACCACCGCGACAATCGCGTAGATAGCCACAAGCGCCCAACCCTCGAACTCCGTGGCCTCTCCATCGCCCGTCACCTGCGCGAGCACGATCGCCGTGAGGATGATCGCGCCGATGTAGACGGGCGCGAGCACGAACGTGAGAGTGGACGCGAACAGGAGCGACACCAGCACCAGCGCCGGATAGAGGAACGCGGCCACCTGGGCGACCGAGTTCTTCACGACGCTGATCGCGAGCTCCGATTCGCCCTTCGACGCCATCACGAGACCCGTGGCGTTCTCGGCGGCGTTGCCGGCGATGGCCACGATCACGAGGCCGGCGAACGCCTTGGATATCCCGAGCGACTTCACCGCCGGGTCGAGTGCCGTGATGAACCAGTCGGACACGAACGCGGCCCCCACGCCGCTGACGGCGAGCAGCACGACGGCGACCGGCAGCCGTACGCGTGGCTGCGTCTCCACCTCGCCGCCGCCGGAACGGATGTACGGAATCGCCCAGGCCACGTAGACGGCGAGGATGCAGGCGGCGCCCACCACGGAGATCGTCTTCACGTGATGGCTGGCCTTGTCCCCGGACGCGAGCGACAGTCCCAGGATCACGATGATCGAGGAGGCCAGCAGCATGAGCGTGGCCGTGTCGCGCGGGAGCCCGGTGCTGAAGCGCATCACACCGTCGTTCGAGTGCTTCGCCCCGACGACGATCACCAGCCCGAGGACCAGCAGCGCATTGGCCAGCACGGAACCGATCAGCGAGGTCTGCGCCACCACCGTCTCGCCCTTCTGCAGCGCGAACAGCACGACGAAGAACTCCGGCAGGTTCCCGAGGGTGGACTGCAGCATCCCGGTGGCAGCCGGGCCCAGCCGTGAGCCCACCTGCTCCGTGCCCAATGCCACCAGCCACGCCATGCCCGCGAGGGCCACACCCGAGGCCGCGAATGCGAGCACCTCGGGCACGTTCGCGTACCGGGTGAAGGCGGCCAAGGCGGTGGCCGCGACCAGCGCCGCCAGCATGTAGCGCTCGCCGCGCGTGAGGCCCCCCATGGCGCGCGAGCATAGGGAATCGTGCTTTACCCACGCGATTTGGGGGAACCCTTTCTTCGGATACAAAACGAAAAGGAAGGGGCACGTGGCTACAGGAAGGTTCAAGACGGCACGCTTTGATGGCGTGGAGCGCCCGTATTCCGAGGAGGACGTGGACCGGCTCCGAGGGTCGGTGCAGATCGAGAACACGCTCGCCAGGATCGGCGCGGAGCGGCTGTGGGAGCTGCTCCAGCGCGACGAGCCCGTGCGCGCGCTGGGCGCCTCCACGGGCAACCAGGCGGTGCAGCAGGTGAAGGCTGGGATCGAGGCCATCTACGTGAGTGGCTGGCAGATCGCCGCCGACGCCAACAACGCGGGCCAGATGTATCCGGACCAGAGCCTTTATCCGGCGAGCAGCGGCCCCGACGTTGTCCGCCGCATCAACCAGGCATTGCGTCGTGCCGACGAGATCGCGCACGCCGAGGGCGATGACTCGACGCACTGGTTCGCGCCGATCCTGGCCGACGGCGAGGCAGGCTTCGGCGGTGCGCTCAACGTGTTCGAGCTCACCAAGGCGATGATCGAAGCGGGCGCGGCCGGCGTTCACTTCGAAGACCAGGTGGCCTCGGAGAAGAAGTGCGGTCACATGGGCGGCAAGGTGCTGCTGCCGACGTCATGGGCGATCCGCAACCTGATCGCGGCCCGGCTAGCGGCCGACGTTGCCGGAGTGCCCACCATCATCGTCGCCCGCACCGACGCGCAGGACGCGGAGCTCCTGCTCAGCGATGTGGACGAGTCCGATCAGGAGTTCATCACGGGCGACCGTACGAGCGAGGGCTTCCACCACGTGAACTGCGGCATCGAGCAGGCGATCGCCCGAGGTGTGGCGTACGCGCCGTACGCCGATCTCGTGTGGTGCGAGACGAAGGAGCCGGACCTCGAGCAGGCCAAGCGGTTCGCCGACGCGATCCACGCGGAGCATCCGCACAAGCTGCTCGCCTACAACTGCTCGCCGTCGTTCAACTGGAAGAGCCATCTCTCGGACGAGGAGCTGCTCACGTTCCAGAAGGAGCTCGGCAAGATGGGCTACGCGTTCCAGTTCATCACGCTGGCGGGCTTCCACACGCTCAACTACGCGATGTTCGACCTGGCGCGCGGTTACCGCGAGCGCGGGATGGCCGCGTACGCGGACCTGCAGCAGCGCGAGTTCGCGAGCGAGGAGCACGGCTACACGGCCACCAAGCACCAGCGCGAGGTGGGCGCGGGCTACTTCGACCAGGTGGCACAGGTGATCGCGGGCGGCGAGGAGGTCGCGACCGCCGCGCTAACCGGCTCGACCGAGGAAGCGCAGTTCTGATCTAACGGGTTGCCCCGCCGCCGCCTCAGCGGTCGTGGCGGGGCGGCTCGTACCCTGGTGCGGTACCTGCGCCTCGGCTCGGCCGAGGGCCGGCGCGTCCCGCCAGAAGTAGGACGATTGGCGGCTTAGAGAAGTCTTACGGGCGGCTTAGAGCGTCTTACAAACGGTGAGTCACACTTTTGGCCATGGATGAGCGGCAAGGCAGCCCTGCGAGCGCGCGGGAGGCTGCCCTGGCCCGCGCCGAGCGCGCGAAGCGCTGGGTGGCCGGCGGCGCGGTGGCGCTGACCGGGATCTTCTCGGTGGTGGCTGCGCACGCCCTGCCCGCCAATCACTCGAAGGCGAAGTCGAACTCCGCGCCCACCGCCCCACCTGCGCCGGCCAGCGACGACGGCAGCGGCGATCAGCAGGCCGCGCCGATCGCGCCGCCGGATCAGGCGCCGCTTCCATCGGCCGCCGGCAGCGGCGCCGTGTCGGGAGGCTCATGACGGCATCCGCGCGCTGGCGAGCGATCGGCACCACGGCCGAAGTGTTCGTCACCCACGAGCGTGAGCTGCCCGCCGCCCGGCAGATCCTCGAGGAGGAGCTCGACGCGATCGACCTCGCCTGCAGCCGGTTCCGGGATGACTCCGAGCTGGCGCGCGTGAACCGCGCGCCCGGGCACTGGGTGGAGGTGAGCCCGCTGTTCCTCGAGGCGCTGGACGCCGCGCTCGGCGGGGCGCGCGCGACCGAGGGAGACGTGGATCCCACCGTTGGGCGCGCACTGCGCGTGGCGGGGTACGACCGTGACTTCGCCCAGCTTCCCGCGGTACGGACGGGACGGGTGCGCTTCGCGCCCGCGCCGGGCTGGCGCCTCGTGCAGGTGGATCGCCGGCGCCCGTCCGTGCGGGTGCCGCGTGGCGTGGAGCTCGACTTCGGAGCCACGGCCAAGGCCCTGACGGCCGACCGCGCCGCCCGCCGCTGCGCCGACACTCTGAGCGGCGGCGCGCTTGTGAACCTCGGCGGCGACCTGGCGGTGGCGGGACCCGCGCCCCCTGGTGGATGGAGCGTGCACGTGACCGAGAACCACGAGGCGGACTTCCACTCGCCGGGGCAGACCGTGTCGATCAGTTCGGGTGGCCTGGCCACGTCGAGCGTGGCCGTGCGGCGCTGGCGCAACGGGGACGAGCCGGCACACCACATCATCGACCCTTCGAGTGGACGCCCGGCCGCCGAGTTCTGGCGCACCGTGAGCGTGGCGGCCGCGAACTGCGTGGCCGCGAACGTGGCGAGCACCGCCGCGATCGTGCGCGGCGCGGCGGCGCTTCCGTGGCTCGACTCGCTACGCCTTCCTTCTCGCCTGGTTGGGCTGGACGGAGAGGTGGCGCGGGTCGCGAACTGGCCCGCCGAGGCGAGAGGTTGACGCTCACGCTCGCCACGGCGGGCGCCCCAGCGCTCTGGTATCTGAGCCGCGGCAGCGGAGCGGTGTCCTTGATCCTGCTGTCCACGTCGGTGGTCCTCGGCATCGTGGACCAGCGGCGTTGGCGCTCTGAGCGCTGGCCGCGCTTCACTCTGCACGGGCTGCACCGCTGGGTGTCGCTGTTCGCGGTGAGCTTCCTCTCGGTCCACATCCTGAGCGCGGTGCTCGACAGCTTTGCGCCGATCAGGCTGGTGGATGCGGTGGTGCCGTTCGCGGGAAGGTACCGGCCGCTGTGGCTCGGCTTGGGCGCGGTGGCGTTCGACA
Protein-coding sequences here:
- the otsB gene encoding trehalose-phosphatase translates to MSAPTAEKLAEILRPLTQAPRAAGVFCDIDGTLAPIVQRADDAKVPEATARLLATLGRRYGCVACISGRSVAESRRVVGVGGIAYAGMHGVEMLWPGATRPEMSQQVLGWADRVRGFVRDNDSRELRTLRVRIEDKGPIWAYHWRGAPDEDAARARVQELAGAAEEAGFHVHWGRKVLEVRPPLPIDKGQAVRGLVDHCSVRRVIFGGDDVTDLDAFEALDALVAEGRLEAAVRVGLQSDEGPPEIVERADLVVDGVDGFRAVLQALSES
- a CDS encoding glucosyl-3-phosphoglycerate synthase; translation: MTAAERARPGPRTFHHSQFPAERLAAERTRSVWVCVPARNEERTVGGIVSDLVSLRELGAIDEVVVIDGGSTDSTVAIAESAGALVHQEAELLPEYGDVLGKGDAMWRALSVLEGDVVVYLDADSGGFGPHYACGLAGPLVCGDGRVEFVKAFYRRPFKVGDVSLPEGGGRVTELTARPLLKLFYPELAGFRQPLSGELAATRDLLTRLPFATGYAVEIAMLIDAWKEVGLDALAQVDIELRQNRHQPLSDLAPMADAVLRAVCVRLQREGRLHELDGDEIVERPPFIRTGQPPRQSRR
- a CDS encoding sulfite exporter TauE/SafE family protein, whose product is MPRVSKRVVRLGVIGTVAGAFSGLFGIGGGTVMVPLLILWLAYEEREATGTSLAAIVIIAAFGALLNGVFGNVDLSKGLLIGIPAVFGVVAGTELQQRLPVRVLNGLFALLLVVSAALLVF
- a CDS encoding FAD:protein FMN transferase; its protein translation is MTASARWRAIGTTAEVFVTHERELPAARQILEEELDAIDLACSRFRDDSELARVNRAPGHWVEVSPLFLEALDAALGGARATEGDVDPTVGRALRVAGYDRDFAQLPAVRTGRVRFAPAPGWRLVQVDRRRPSVRVPRGVELDFGATAKALTADRAARRCADTLSGGALVNLGGDLAVAGPAPPGGWSVHVTENHEADFHSPGQTVSISSGGLATSSVAVRRWRNGDEPAHHIIDPSSGRPAAEFWRTVSVAAANCVAANVASTAAIVRGAAALPWLDSLRLPSRLVGLDGEVARVANWPAEARG
- the aceA gene encoding isocitrate lyase, whose translation is MATGRFKTARFDGVERPYSEEDVDRLRGSVQIENTLARIGAERLWELLQRDEPVRALGASTGNQAVQQVKAGIEAIYVSGWQIAADANNAGQMYPDQSLYPASSGPDVVRRINQALRRADEIAHAEGDDSTHWFAPILADGEAGFGGALNVFELTKAMIEAGAAGVHFEDQVASEKKCGHMGGKVLLPTSWAIRNLIAARLAADVAGVPTIIVARTDAQDAELLLSDVDESDQEFITGDRTSEGFHHVNCGIEQAIARGVAYAPYADLVWCETKEPDLEQAKRFADAIHAEHPHKLLAYNCSPSFNWKSHLSDEELLTFQKELGKMGYAFQFITLAGFHTLNYAMFDLARGYRERGMAAYADLQQREFASEEHGYTATKHQREVGAGYFDQVAQVIAGGEEVATAALTGSTEEAQF
- a CDS encoding sulfite exporter TauE/SafE family protein, producing the protein MSTGTIAATLAIGFAAGMSSGLLGIGGGILFVPGLVLILGESQLRAEATSLLAIIPVALVGSMQQKRHGNLRQRDALLIGVLSPIGVFGGVELANIVSQKLLSYLFAAMMLYFAFNLAKRAVAPR